The Pirellulales bacterium region CCTGCGACGGGTCGAGGTGTGGAAGCTGCAAAATTGGTTTGCCGATTCACAGCCGGTTGTGACCTCGCCGCCGTGCGGTAATCCGTGCCCTGCGGTCGCAGCTTCGGCAGCGCCTGGTTGCAGTTGCCAGCAGGGGGCCATGATTCCTGGCGCAACAGTTTCTACGATGGCTCCCATGCCTGGGCCAGCCGACCAGGCCGTGACCGTTCTCCCTGGAAACGCCCCGCCGGCGGAAACTGCGGTTCCCGGTTCGGTAACCACCGGTTATCCGGCGGAATCGGGCGAAGCGGTTTCAACGGAAGAATTGGACGGCGTTTTGAAACAGCCTTAAGCCATCGCCCACTTCGGCTGCCTCGCCCCGTGTCCAACGAGGATGCTGCGTGAAATCAATGTGCCGCTCCGGATGCGGCATTAACCCCAAGACGTGGCCCGTTTCATCACACATGCCGGCCACGTTTGCTTGCGCTCCATTGGGATTATCGGGATACGCTACCGGCTGATCGGTGATTGCTGGGCCAGAATCGTTTTGCGTTGAGCTTGGTTGGGGCGCGTATCTCAGCGGTAATTGCCCACGCCGGATTAGTTCGGCCAGCACGGTTTCATTGCGGGCGAAAAACCGCCCCTCGCCATGTGCTACCGGCAGGTACATTTGGGAAATGCCGGCTAGAAAAACGCACTTGCTTTTATCGGCGGCCAGGTTTACCCAGCGGTCTTCAAACTTTCTGGATGCGTTCCAGGCAAGCGTGACGGCCGGACCATGAGCCGGATCATCCGAGGCCAACAAGCCGCATTTGGACAGTATTTGAAAGCCGTTGCAAACTCCCAGAATTAATTTTCCCGCCGCCTTAAATTGCTGCAGCGCATCGGCTAGGTGATGCTGCAATTGCACGCCGAAGATGCGGCCGGAGGACAGATCGTCGCCATAGCTGAAGCCGCCGGGAATGCACAGCACTTGATACTCGTTGAGCAGCCGCGGATTTTCCAGCGCCCGGCGCACATGCTGAATTTCCGCTTGTCCGCCGGCACGCTGGAAGGCGTAAGCGGTTTCGCCATCGCAATTAGTGCCCGGGGCTCGCAGGATCAAAATTTTCGGTTGCATTTCAGACATCCAAACCGACGATTGGTCGCCGGCATTGCTTTACCACATCAGCGGTTTTTGCCAGGCTGACTTAAGCGCTGCGACCTCCAGTTCCACGACGTGCCGATCCGTTGCGGGATCGACATCGACAATTCGCAATTGCGGCGCAGCGGTTACTTCGCCGATGGCGGCGTGGGGAACGTTTCCCATCAAGGCTTCAAAGTGCCCAACATATTCCGGAGAAACCTCTACCAGAAACCGGCTGTTCGATTCGGCAAATAACAGCACCGTGGCCAAGCCGCCGGAAACTTCCGCCGCCTCTGCCGATTGCACTTCGTGCGGCACTTCCAGTAAATACAAACGCGCGCCCAAGCCACCGGCGAAGGCCATTTCCGCGGCAGCAGCGGCCAAACCGCCTTCGCTTAAATCGTGGCAGGAGTGCACGCAGCCGGCATGAATGGCGGCGTGCAAGGCGGCGAAGGTGGCCTTTGCCCGGGCGACATCAACTTGCGGCACGTGTCCGCCGCTCAAGCCATTGACCAGAGCAAAATGTGAGCCGCCAAGTTCGTTTTTCGTGGCGCCGACTTGATACAGGATGTTGCCGGCCCGTTTGACATCCATCGTCACACAGCGGCGGACATCGTCGACCTGCCCCAGGGCGCTAATGAGCAGCGACGGTGGAATGGCCAGGCCGCGCTTTTCGCCAGTGGCATCGGTAAATCGGAATTCATTGTTGAGGCTGTCTTTGCCGCTGATAAACGGCGTGCCCAGGGCGACGGCTACATCGTGACAGGCACACGCCGCGCGAACCAGCGAGCCCAAAGTTTCGGGCTGTTCGCAATCGCCCCAGCAGAAATTATCGAGAATGGCAATGCGCTGGGGGTCGGCGCCCACGGCGATGCAATTGCGTACGGCCTCGTCGATGGCGCTGGCAGCCGTGTGGTAAGCATCGAAATCGGCATAGCGCGGATTCATGCCGCAGGAAATAACAATGCCGCGGTGCGAGTTTAGCACCGGCCGCAGGACGGCGGCGTCGCTGGGGCCGTCGTTGCGAATGCCAACCAGCGG contains the following coding sequences:
- a CDS encoding phosphoribosylformylglycinamidine synthase subunit PurQ, whose product is MQPKILILRAPGTNCDGETAYAFQRAGGQAEIQHVRRALENPRLLNEYQVLCIPGGFSYGDDLSSGRIFGVQLQHHLADALQQFKAAGKLILGVCNGFQILSKCGLLASDDPAHGPAVTLAWNASRKFEDRWVNLAADKSKCVFLAGISQMYLPVAHGEGRFFARNETVLAELIRRGQLPLRYAPQPSSTQNDSGPAITDQPVAYPDNPNGAQANVAGMCDETGHVLGLMPHPERHIDFTQHPRWTRGEAAEVGDGLRLFQNAVQFFR